The Erigeron canadensis isolate Cc75 chromosome 1, C_canadensis_v1, whole genome shotgun sequence genome segment AAAGGTTGTGTTTGTCTTCTTTAATTCTGCAAATAAAACTCAGTCTTCTTATTCAATTCTTCTATACATCTTTACACAAAGATATGATTTTACATTACGTGCTGAAAGTAATTATGATATGCAAGGTTCTCCTAAAGTTGtgtaattaaaaattattttaggaATGTCTATTGCTACCTGTCGAATCATTTGAATCTTAGACTATGAGTTATCGTCGCATTATTAGAGTGCATATGCAGGTTTACTCGAGTCCCTTTATAGGTCTTATTAGGGCAGCTAATCCCAACTATACAACAGAGAATCTGTGCATACAAATGAATGGATTTACTTACATTGTCCAATGTAAACCCACTGAGTTCACAAAATACTGTTCTTACTAAAAAAGCAGACTCATGATTTTGTATATCAGCTCTCAAATGTTTCTCCAGCAGCATATTCTTTGTGTACCATTCTTCTGTAATCTGACAAACAGAGTCgacaaaatgtataaataatagaAAAGATGCAAGTAACGAtgaataataatactaatttcCCATGAGAGCTAAAACAATTCCCATCTCTATTGCCGAATATACCATGAAATGTCTCATATGCTTCTTTAATTCCTATTTATCAGTTGATGTTTGATACTTGATCATTCCATGGCAGAATCCTTTTTGCCATTATTTACTACTTTAGAGTGTCAAAATTATCATTAGGGACACGGCATATcagttttaattattatgtattCTGGCTATATCAAATTCTAAAACTATCTGTTCTATTTAAAGAAGATGACAAAAACTATTAACAGTGACTTTTGAGAAACATAACAGAAATACCGTCAGATAATCAATCATTGTATAAGACAGAAAATAAGCTAATTAACAAGTTAACagcatcaaaatatcatatttttggattttcctgagatatataacaatttaaaagCTTTTGATTtcaacaaaagataaaacttaTCATCTACCTTCTTGGTTGCTCCAAAGTGCAGCAGCAGAGCTGTTGAGAGGACTATCAATATTAGGTTCTGCATGAGAACAGATTATATTGAGCTAAAACAATAAGCActgatataaatatatgataacaCTAGTTAACGAAGGGTTTCACACATACCTCCTAATAAACTTTGAATCGACAAAAGAATGGTTCGACAATCATAAGCAGATGACCACTTGTCCTGCAAAAGGAACAGTAACAGATAATATTATGGACCTGAGAACATAATTAGCTAACTATGAAGGTTGAAATTAACGATGATCTCAAAATCAATCCTATAACTAAGCTAAAGTGCTTATTTTTCTGAgcatatataaactaaatattaaacaCATGATGTCAGTCATGGAGAACGACGAGTCACAGTTCACAATACATATATGCAggaatattatattaaaatttccTATAAGAAAAACAATTTTATATACCTGAAGGATATCCAGGCAGATGTTACCGAACTGGTCAATATTAGGATGGAAGCACATCGTTTCAAACTTAACATGAGGGGGCTTGAAAGGATAGTCCAGAGGGAAACGTAAAGAGAGTTTATAAGACAAACCCTCATACATAGTTCCTTTGCCACCCTCAATTGTACCAATCCATGTAAATATGCTCTCACCTTCTGGAAATGCAGATACTCCTAGATCTCCACTCATCTACACAGATTAACAAACAAAATTGTTATTCACCAAAATAAGTGAATAATCATGTGGCCCACATTAACAGTAACAGACGTAATGTAAGTTAATAGAATGATTGCAATTAACAAAGAACAACACACAAAAAACAAAGATGTTCCTCGAAAAACTGGATTCGCAGATTTAAGTTAAATGCCAATTGCTGACATATTTTTCATACTAACacataaacaacaaaaaacacAACACATAGTTTACTAATATACACAGGGTGTTAGggttgtgatcatttgaaaGCTAAAAGTAGTGAGAAAACCAGAAAACTGGTCAAACACACTCtgatttgaaacttaacatAATATGTTTAAAGTTGCCCACCACCACCAGCACCATTTCCGGAAATTGTGATACGGTACGGGCAAAACCCTTAATCGAACAGCTGCGCCGTTCAAGGCCCTTCTCGGTAGCCTAAGGGGTTGGAAgccggacgcatatgggaatggtgTGGATTTGATgcgcggcgatccaagagatagTGTGATggtttgatacggtacgggcgaccCTTACTgccatggctctgccatggtGTCGCCGGAGCAGGAGCATAGAggaatgatggtggtggtggtgggcagctataaacacattgtgttaagcttcaaatcacagtgtgtttggccagttttttggttttcacacaacttttagttttcaaatgaacatttcacaatATACACAACCAAAAATTGTCATGCTAACTATCAGTATTTCCAATTTATAACACAAAAAACATATTCATAAAAGACCTCAACAAGTACAGTTATATGTTTGTGATTTGTGAAGCACAAAATAAAAACGACTTGACTAAGATATCACTCTGTTGTAGATGATCATTTAAGTTATGTATGAAAAACGCATTCTCTCTTACACACACATTGGTAGATACGTATTTATATAATTGATAACTGATTATCAATGTCAAAAACATATGagttt includes the following:
- the LOC122611366 gene encoding probable ubiquitin-conjugating enzyme E2 C; the protein is MEVRHESPMDNISATAAAPEERHLPSPSKQPKPSPLPVDSNSVTQRLQKELMALMMSGDLGVSAFPEGESIFTWIGTIEGGKGTMYEGLSYKLSLRFPLDYPFKPPHVKFETMCFHPNIDQFGNICLDILQDKWSSAYDCRTILLSIQSLLGEPNIDSPLNSSAAALWSNQEDYRRMVHKEYAAGETFES